The Desulfatiglans anilini DSM 4660 genomic interval GCATCGAAGAGGGGATTTTCAAAAAACTTTTGCAAAGACCGTCGGTTTTCAGTGGCAGGGATACTGCGCGGATTATTCCCTGAATATCTTTATTTCATTCGAGCACCATGGAAAATCGGCCTTGACCTGGCATTCACATTGAATTAGCATTGTTATTTTTGAAAGCGATAAAAACATTCATAACCAAAAACGCTTTGCCTTCAGAATACCATCCGCGTAAGATTACCGGGATTTCGAATGAGGAGAAGTAATTGAAAGAGCAGATTGGTTTCCGGGTCGAGACCCACATTAAACGAATCCTAGAAAAAATCGCCAAAGATGAGTTTCGCTCCGTCGCGAATGTAGCAGAGAAGTTGATTTGTGAGCAGTTGCGAGGAATGGGTCTTTTGGACAAGGATTTTCTCCCCGTGGACCACCCAGCGCAAGGAAATTCAGTTGAGGGTGCAACCGTTGAATGAGTTTCCATCCGGAAATGGTCTTTTTGGCCAATCTCGGCGTCAATCTACACGTTTGCTTGTGCGGCGACCCACAGGTCGCCTCCGCGCAAGCGCTTGATTTCATTGATATTGGCCAAAAATCCTCATTTCCGGATTGGAAACCGGGTTGTGCCGGGAAATCATTTCCGGATGGAGACGAGTCAGGAAATAATTGATTTCGGAGCTGATCAACTATCATTATATGGTCGGTATTTATGATTAGATTGAATTCCGCCGACTTATACAATCAGTGAGACTGCGCCGCCTGAGCAGGCATAAGGCAAGGGATGGTCTTCACATCAAAACCACGTGGGATGACAGTTGATAAAAATATGCCGATACCCGGAGATATTAAGATCTATCATATTGTTCATATTGACCGTCTCCCTTCGATTATCTTGGATGGTTGTCTCTGGTGCGACGCGGAAATAATTCGCCGCTCTGCACCTGGAACCCGCATCGGGATGATGAATATCAAAAAACGGCGGCTTGAAGAATTAAAACTGACCAGCCGCCCTCAACTTTACGTGGGTCAGTGCGTCCCATTCTATTTCTGCCCACGCTCGGTTATGCTTTACATTATTCATCAGGCTGATCACCCCGCATTATCCTATCGTGATGGGCAGGCCCCCATAGTACATTTGGAGGCGGATCTCCTCCAAACTGTGGCTTGGGCCAAGGAGGGGGGACGCTCATGGGCGTTCACCCTTTCGAATGCCGGAGCCCACTACTTCGAGGATCGTTGCGACCTCTCCCACTTGGACGAAATTGATTGGGCAGCGGTGCAGGCTAGGGATTGGCGCCAGTGTAAGGAAGGTAAGCAAGCAGAATTCTTAATTGAACGGCAATTTCCATGGGAATTGGTCAATCGCATCGGCGTAATATCACGGCCCGTACGTGATCAAACCCTCAGAATCCTTCAAACGGCAGATTACAAACCTCGTGTAGATGTGAAGCCTGAATGGTATTATTAAGAGAATGGAGAGCTATATGATCGTATACAAGACAGGCGACATACTCAGTGAGGACGTCGAGGCACTGGTCAATACGGTTAACTGCGTGGGGATCATGGGCCGTGGCATAGCCCTTCAGTTTAAAAACGCTTACCCGGATAATTTCAGGGCATACGCTGCGGCTTGCAAAAGGAAGGAAGTGCAGCCTGGAAAGATGTTTGTCTTTGAAACCGGGCGACTGGTGAACCCGCGTTATCTCATCAATTTCCCAACCAAGCGTCACTGGAGAGGCAAGAGCCGGATGGAGGATATCGAGAACGGTCTTGTTGCTTTAGTGGAGGTGATCCGATCAAGGGACATTCGGTCCATCGCCATCCCGCCTCTAGGAAGCGGATTAGGCGGTTTGTGCTGGTCAGAGGTCCGTCCGCGTATCGAAGCGGCTTTAGGAGAGTTCAAAGAGCTTAAGGTGGTCATTTTCGAGCCACGTGACGCATCGATTAACACGGAGATCAACCATTCAAAGGGTGTACCTAAAATGACGTCAGGCAGGGCTGCCTTGGTAGGATTGATGTCCCGCTATCTAAACGGGTTGCTGGACCCTTTTATAACCTTGCTGGAAGTACACAAGCTCATATATTTTATGCAAGAGGCTGGAGAACCGTTGAAACTTCGCTTCACGAAAAGCCATTATGGGCCGTATGCCGAAAACCTCAGGCACGTATTGAACGCCGTCGAAGGGCATTTGGTTTCCGGCTACGCCGATGGAGGAGACGAACCTAACAAGCATTTAGAGCTGATACCCGGCGCAGTCGAAGACGCACTAGCCTTCCTTAGAGATGCAGCAGAAACCAAGGCACGATTTGATAAAGTAACAGAACTGGTCGAAGGATTCGAATCACCATTCGGTCTCGAGTTATTATCTTCGGTTCACTGGGTTATTAGCAGGGAGAAGGTTCAAACCGAGGATGACGTTGTGACACGAACATATGAATGGAATGATCGGAAAAGGCAATTCACAAGACGTCAGATTGCGCTTGCCGTGGACGTTTTATCCAGGAAAAACTGGATTAAGAACTTCCCTGATCAGACGATTTGTCAGTGACATGCGCTTCTATGAACCGGTTCTTATCCGATCTTCCATGCGGTTATAACGGTTTTGGACCTCCTTCCTTCCCTTCCGAAGCTGCCGGGGACTGCCAGTTTTTCTCTTTTCCGCCCTGCAGCAGGAAAACCACCACTTTCTACGGCTCGAAAATCGCGGCGAGGGCGGCCTGCACGAAGCGCGTCTCCTTGCTCCGCAGGCCACACACTTACACGCCGGCCTGGCAAACGCCCGTTCCAAGAAAGCCGATCATCTTTTCGCAGGGCAAAGTGCCCTCCCGAACATCCATAACGCGACTTTCCGCGCAACTGACGCCAAAACTCTCCACGGGTTTCTCGCGCTCAGATTCCCGTTGTCTGATGATTAAAGAGGTGAAACAGCGCCTAACCTGACATCATATTCCACCTATGCCGCAGTCCAGCAGCCTGAGGGCCAGCCGCGACCACAACTCGAACCGATCCAGGTCCATTTCCCGGGTCTTCAGCCAGCTGAAGGAATCGAGTTCCCTATCCGCGCGCACTTGGTCCTCTGCGCTCAGCCGCAGCCGGTACACCAGCCCGAGGTGTACGCGGCCGACCGCCGTGCGCTCCTCATTGATCAACCCGACGAAAACCGGCGGATGCGCCGGAGCCGAGAGGCCCAGTTCTTCACCCAGTTCGCGCTGAAGACCCCGCTCCACGACCTCGGGCAAAGCCGCATCCAGCCCGGAGCTATCCTCCCGGTTCACATGGCCGCCTATGCCGACGGACCACAGATCGTGCAGCCTCGCCTCGGACCCTTTCCTCCGGTAGCACGCGGTCTCGAGCCCATCGACGCTCTGAACCACCACGTAGGGGATGAGCTGCTTGAAGGAAGGATCGCCTTCGGCGCGCCCCCGCGGCAGCCATGACAGTGCGGCATCCGGAACCCGGGCGGCGAACGCCTCC includes:
- the darG gene encoding type II toxin-antitoxin system antitoxin DNA ADP-ribosyl glycohydrolase DarG — its product is MIVYKTGDILSEDVEALVNTVNCVGIMGRGIALQFKNAYPDNFRAYAAACKRKEVQPGKMFVFETGRLVNPRYLINFPTKRHWRGKSRMEDIENGLVALVEVIRSRDIRSIAIPPLGSGLGGLCWSEVRPRIEAALGEFKELKVVIFEPRDASINTEINHSKGVPKMTSGRAALVGLMSRYLNGLLDPFITLLEVHKLIYFMQEAGEPLKLRFTKSHYGPYAENLRHVLNAVEGHLVSGYADGGDEPNKHLELIPGAVEDALAFLRDAAETKARFDKVTELVEGFESPFGLELLSSVHWVISREKVQTEDDVVTRTYEWNDRKRQFTRRQIALAVDVLSRKNWIKNFPDQTICQ
- a CDS encoding NUDIX domain-containing protein → MMNQKSRSEQVLCVPRDGLPGEWLMEMTACELSMEAFAARVPDAALSWLPRGRAEGDPSFKQLIPYVVVQSVDGLETACYRRKGSEARLHDLWSVGIGGHVNREDSSGLDAALPEVVERGLQRELGEELGLSAPAHPPVFVGLINEERTAVGRVHLGLVYRLRLSAEDQVRADRELDSFSWLKTREMDLDRFELWSRLALRLLDCGIGGI
- the darT gene encoding type II toxin-antitoxin system toxin DNA ADP-ribosyl transferase DarT: MPIPGDIKIYHIVHIDRLPSIILDGCLWCDAEIIRRSAPGTRIGMMNIKKRRLEELKLTSRPQLYVGQCVPFYFCPRSVMLYIIHQADHPALSYRDGQAPIVHLEADLLQTVAWAKEGGRSWAFTLSNAGAHYFEDRCDLSHLDEIDWAAVQARDWRQCKEGKQAEFLIERQFPWELVNRIGVISRPVRDQTLRILQTADYKPRVDVKPEWYY